A stretch of DNA from Candidatus Binatia bacterium:
GGGGCCATACGAGCGGATGTCTTGAGGCGATCGCGTCGACGCTTGCGCCACTCCGTCGGGGAAACACCACGCTCGGCTCGGAAGGCATTCGTGAAGCTGTTGGGCTCAGAGTAGCCGAGCAACCCCGCGATCTCGGCAACCTGGAGATCGGACCCAGCGAGGTATTCCTCGGCCAACTCGATCCGGACGCGCCCGAGCACCTCGCGGAACGAGGTACCATGCTCCGCGAGTCGGCGCTGAAGCGACCGCGCACCAATCGCCAGCTTGCGAGCTACCTCTCCCACCCCGGGAGCTCCATCGCAGAGCATCTCGGCGAGCTCCGCCCCCACTTGCGTGGGCAGATCGCGGCCGGAGGCACTCTCCAAGTCGCCCAGTCGTGTCCGGACAATCGGCAACTGGCTGCGATCGGCACCCACGACCGGCAGGTTCATCGCGGAAGCCTCGAAGCGAACCGTGCTTACCCCGTATCCAAACCCGATTTCAACATCGAGATATGGGCAAACCGCGGAGCGGCCCACGACATTCGGATGTTGGAGACGAACTTCCTTCACCACCGAGTCATCCCCCACGAGCCGCTGAATGGTCCGGACGATGCTGGCGAAATGGAACTCGATCAACTGCCGGACCCGCCCCGCCAGGGCCGGGGGCGTTACGAAACCGATCTCCGCGACGTCTCCCTTTACCTCGAGGCGGGAGGCCTCGATCGGGCCGAAGGAATGCTCCTTAGCGTAGCGTTCGAGGTTCTCCATCGCCGTTCTCACCAACGGCGCGTTCAGGATCACGTAGGCAATCAGGCCGAAATCCTCGATGGGGGCCTCGAGGCCCAGGTGGATTCCGAACCACGGATCATCAAGCTCTGCAGATGCGGCCTCGAAAAGATCGGCCAATTGCTCTGCCGCCAACCAACGGTCGGGAGCGTCAACATCAGCGGGGACCAGTCCCGCCGCTGCCAGCACGCGCTCGGGCGCCCCCCCGTGCGCCCGGATGTATTCCGGAAGGTGGTAGGCCGAGCTGAGACGGATCATCCCGCTGCTTCGCATACCCCTGTGATAGCAACTTTCGGGCAAGCGGTTGTCAACGCGCTGGATGCCGCTGGCCTTGAGCCAGCAGGGAGGTGCCCCGTCCCGTACTGAAGATCCCTCCCGCACTTCACATACGGGGAGGGATCCTTGTGCGGGGAATGGCCACTACCGGCAGGAGAGTCCGACCTCCAAGGGT
This window harbors:
- a CDS encoding AraC family transcriptional regulator ligand-binding domain-containing protein; this encodes MRSSGMIRLSSAYHLPEYIRAHGGAPERVLAAAGLVPADVDAPDRWLAAEQLADLFEAASAELDDPWFGIHLGLEAPIEDFGLIAYVILNAPLVRTAMENLERYAKEHSFGPIEASRLEVKGDVAEIGFVTPPALAGRVRQLIEFHFASIVRTIQRLVGDDSVVKEVRLQHPNVVGRSAVCPYLDVEIGFGYGVSTVRFEASAMNLPVVGADRSQLPIVRTRLGDLESASGRDLPTQVGAELAEMLCDGAPGVGEVARKLAIGARSLQRRLAEHGTSFREVLGRVRIELAEEYLAGSDLQVAEIAGLLGYSEPNSFTNAFRAERGVSPTEWRKRRRDRLKTSARMAPAGQSKLGVKS